From Heteronotia binoei isolate CCM8104 ecotype False Entrance Well chromosome 17, APGP_CSIRO_Hbin_v1, whole genome shotgun sequence, one genomic window encodes:
- the LOC132586317 gene encoding ADP-ribosylation factor 6-like, producing MGKMLSKIFGNKEMRILMLGLDAAGKTTILYKLKLGQPVTTIPTVGFNVETVTYKNVKFNVWDVGGQDKIRPLWRHYYTGTQGLIFVVDCADRDRIDEGRQELHRIINDREMRDAIILVFANKQDLPDAMKPHEIQEKLGLTRIRDRNWYVQPSCATSGEGLYEGLMWLTSNYKS from the coding sequence ATGGGGAAGATGCTGTCCAAGATCTTCGGCAATAAAGAGATGAGGATCCTCATGCTGGGCCTGGATGCGGCTGGCAAGACGACCATCCTCTACAAACTCAAGCTGGGCCAGCCAGTGACCACTATCCCCACAGTGGGCTTCAACGTGGAGACGGTGACCTACAAGAACGTCAAGTTCAACGTCTGGGACGTAGGGGGCCAGGACAAGATCCGGCCCCTCTGGAGACACTACTATACCGGCACCCAAGGGTTGATCTTCGTGGTGGACTGTGCGGACCGTGACCGGATCGACGAGGGCCGGCAGGAGCTCCACCGCATCATCAATGACCGGGAAATGCGGGACGCCATCATCCTCGTCTTTGCCAACAAGCAAGACCTCCCCGACGCCATGAAGCCCCATGAGATCCAAGAGAAACTGGGCCTCACTCGCATTAGGGACAGGAATTGGTATGTCCAGCCGTCGTGTGCTACGTCGGGAGAAGGACTCTACGAAGGCTTAATGTGGCTTACGTCCAACTACAAATCCTAA